TGAGAGGGGCCAGAGCCAGGTCTTTCTGACCCAAAGCCCATGCCTTTCCCTTGGTACCGTAGCTGGGGTCTGGCCCTGCGTGTGGCCCCCTGGCCTGCACCCCCGCCCCCGTCCAGGCTTAGTCTGGTGATAACCACCAGCTCtggcttattttttgtaaaatgccTTTGTCTGCCATGGACATGGTGCACGTGGCCCAGGACACCAGGTAAGTGTGTGGGtatgggagacagacagacagacagacagacaggcattGCAAGAGCAGGAGTTGCCACATGAGGCAGCGTCTGGAGACTCCCTCCACCATTTCAAGTTGGGGAAAGTTCCTCACCGTCTCAAGTGGGATTCTGACGGTGGCCCTCTCAAGCTGAATGATGCACTGGCCGGATGAAGCTCAACCAGGCCTCATCTCATTACCCACTGGAAGTCCCatcttagtcagcttgggctgctgtaacgcaatgtcacagactgggtggcttctaCACAGAcctttattcctcacagttctggaggctggaagcctgagGTCAAGCTTCTGGCTGACTCAGTTCCTGGTCAGGGCTCTCTGCCTggtttgcagacagctgcctcctTGCTTACCTCACAAGGTAGGGAGAGAAAGGCTCTGGCATCTCTTCTTagaagggcactaattccatcatgggggccccatcctcatgacctcaccTAACCAAAGGACCTCCCAAAGGACCCATCTCTGAATATCATCCCATTGgggggttaaggcttcaacataagcattttggagggacacagttcagtccatagtACCCCCCAAAACCAATAGAGCCCACCACTCATTCTGGTGACTTCAGGGTGGCAGCAGACTTCCAAGGACCATACAAGCAATTTGGCCGGAGCCTGGGCTAAGTACATGGAGGTACAGTTGTTCTCCTGCCTCCAAATCGATGGCTGTGGAGACAGTGCCCTCTGTCCTCCATGGGGGATGTCTGTTGGCTGTGGTTTCCCTCCGTGTGCTTGAAGGGTTCCAGGGAACCCAGCAGGAATCGggatgtccccctcccccacccacacagTATGGGCAGCAGTGATGACCTCCTCCCTGGGAGCCTGGTGATACCTTAGCAGAGTCCATGATGACAGCGAGTCCCCATCTCTGGGGACAGGGCGGATCCACCTAGGTGCCTCTCCCTTCAACAGGACAGCtgtggagggaaagaggaagagggtgACATTCTAGTTAGGGAGCGAAAACACACTAGGAAGATCCTGGAGAATAATTCCAAGGCAATACATGAACAAGTTCAAGTTCACACTTGTCCACAGTCTGTTCTCTGTCAACGCTGATACCCCAAGATCTCTAAATATTAGAGGAGTTTCTCCACCTATTGGGTGGCAAAAAGTGACCTGCGCAGATGGGCAGCTCTGTGTGACGTCTGTGTCTATTCCAGTGAAAGTACCTCTTTCCATTTTCTGGGCTGAAACCTCAGTGCCGTGTGTGTGGAGGGCGGCCCCAGCCCAGGAGCCCTCCCGGAATGCAGCAGGGGCTGTCACTGTGCCCGAGGAATCCCAGCGTGAGCAGAGGCAGGGCCTTGAGTCTCGTGGGCCTTGTCTCTCAATAAGTAAGAGACACGGGTGTCACGTCTAATGTCAAAcgtcctccaccccaccctggcTCTATAAATGCCAAGGAGGTCTAGGGTACGGCTTCTCGGCACTTTCTACCTGGGCAAAAGCGATGCCATCAGCCTTCCAAGAAAGCACAGTCTTAGAGGGAGTGACGGGTTGAATTCTGTCCCCCTCAAAAGACGTGGAAATCCTAACACCCAGTGCCCGTGGCCTTCACTGGACGTAGGGTCTTTACAGGGGTAATCAAGTTAAAACGAGGTCATGGGGTGGACGTCATCCAACATGACCGGCGGCCGTCCAGAAGCTGTCTGTCCCCCCCACCCTTCCCCGCGTGCGGTGCTCCCTGTCGTGCCACTGGTGGTGGCGGTGGGTTATTTGTCATAATACCTGGAGATGCTGTAGGCGGCTTGTGCTCAGATGAGAGCCCAGGGCGCTGGATGTCCTGTCCTGAGGCGTGCAGGACACACGGAAGAAGGCTTCAGCCCTGCCAGGGGCGCCGTGTCACAGCGAAGTCCCCAGAGGCCTCAGGCTCCTGTGCGCCCCTCTGCCTTTGTAGCTTCCTCTGCCTGGCCTGCCCGCGCCGGCGTCTTCACGCGGCTCACCCGCATCCGCGCACAGGACTCATGCGCACCCCTCTGCACACACGGCCGGTCGGACGGGCCTCTGTAGGGCGCCCCGCCTTGACGGGGGCAGCCACGCTCAGCATTTGTCTCGCGGGGCGGGAACTGCGGCCCTCTCAGCCCGGGCCACTGTGTGAGCTCCTGGAGGCCAGGTTCCTGGCACACCGAAGACCCTGGGAGTGGACCCCAAGGGCTGAGTCTTCAGCgacttctccctgcccccatccacTGAGGCAAGCCCCCGCGCTTCTCTCCGCAGGAGCTGTCCCAGCTGGGCCTGGGGGGTGACATGGAGCTGGAGCTGCGGACTCTTCAGCTGCCTGTGGATTACAGGGAGGCGAGGCGGAGGGTCGCCAGAATCTGGGAAGAGCTCCGACCGCAAGTACTGATGGCCGGAGGGGCCGTGGGGCAAGAGGCTGACAACCGGGTGGAGCCGGGAGCCCGGGAGCACCCCGGGACCCTGGTTCTAGGGTTGGCGGCCGAAGTGCACCCATGCCCAAGTCCCACCAGTAATGCGAGGTCCCTTTTGTACGGTTCTGGGTGGGTTTGTTTCTAAAAGTTTAATTTGAAATGTAGagcaagttttaaaagaaaatctggagagaaaaagggaagaaaagaaatggaagtatTATTCCCAGCCAGGACTCAAAATAGTTTCCACCTAAGGGAGAGGCCCTTGGGTCAGGTCCCACACAAGCCCATGTGGGCAGGTTGGTTGTGAGTGGAATATGGGACCAGGGCCTCCCAGGCCTGGGAGAGCAGTTGGTGGGGGTGGCCCACCCAGGGGAGGGACCATCTTCATAGCACTCAGCCGAATGTATCTGTATATAATTACTATGTAAAGaactggtgcagtggctcatgcctataatcttagcactttgggaggccaaggcaggaggatcccttgagcccagggattcGAGACTGGCCTggccaacacagtgagaccccatcactacaaaaaatattaacagaacaatttgccaagcatggtggcacatgcctatagttccagttactccagaggctgaggtaggaggctcgcttgagcccaagtctttgaggttatagtgagctgtgattgcaccactgcactccagcctaggcaacaaaaggagaccctgtttctaaaaccaaaaaacaaaaccaaaaaaccccaactGGTACAACCCACCccctgcaaaacaaacaaacataaaaacacaaaaacaaagaccagatGATGAGTTTAATAAAACATACTCCACCAAGCCATTAAGACAATACCCCAAGTGTTGTGGTAAAATACTCAGCAGCTAGCTATTGttcacagaggaaaaataattggCTCAGACAAATTCTACCAAGATTGGACTGCTACTAACATCCTTTATTAAAACTGCATTAAAAAGAAGTTGAACAATTCCATGAAAACACTAAACTTCTGCTATGGTAGTCTTAGATACCAGCTTGCCACTCCTCCcatcaaaaatgaaagaatacattGCCCtgtaagaatattttgaaatataaaagcatttaaatgTGAGTGCAACATGGGTTTCTATTCGGCTAAAAAacccaggctgctttttgttcTAACTATAATTATTAGGAGACACCAGGCAGGGCACTGGGGTTTCATGGTGGATTTGGGGTTTGGGATATTTTGCACCCTGGAGCCGGCTGTCCCAGGGTTTGGCCCTTTTGCACATTTAGTGACCAGGGACTTGGTTTCCTGGGATCTTTCTGCTATTGTGTGTCCACACAGCTCGCCGTCCACGTGGGCATGGACGCCTCTGCCAAGGCAATCTTTCTGGAACAGTGCGGCAAGAACCGAGGCTACCGGGATGCCGACGTCCGGGGCTTCCGGCCCGAGGGTGGGGTGTGCCTCCCGGGTGGCCCAGAAGTGATCGCGTCCGGGGTCAGCATGAAGGCAGTCTGCAGGGGCGTTGCCATCGGAGATGTCGAGGTGGCCTTTTCCCGAGATGCGGGCAGGTACACTCTGTGGGTGCCAGGGCACTGAGCAGGTAGGAGAGAAGGGCTGGTCTTCAGtgtccccctcccctccaagAGTCCATCCTGCACCTCCTGCTGGCCACTTGGTCGGGCAGTGCCACCCACCCCAGATGGTCCCACTTTGCTGTCCTGCTTGAGGTCTCATTTCTGAGATGCCCTTCCTGGAATGGGCTCTTCGGTGGGCTGACACAGGAGAAGAGATGGGAAGGCAGATTTTGAGAGCCGCTAACATTTAGCGAATGCCTTTTTAGTTTGAGGGACCAAAGTTGTGAGTTAACAATGCTGATTTAGCCCTCGATAAAGACTGATTGACCTTTGTTTCTCCGAACTCTGACCCCCACTGGGCAGTTTCTCCTCTCCCCaaggaatgagtaaataaatgactcACTGAAGACATGAGTGAGACAGGGATGCACTGGGGTAAAGGTGTTTTGAACTAGCTGGTTGAGAATTTGTCGTGGCCACTTGCTGGCCGTGAGCCCATGAGACTGAGGGCCAAGCCCGTCCCCAGCTCGCCCCACACTTCGTTCTTTCTGAGGCAGAAGAACCAAAGTGCAGTCTCTCGggtggcctcccctcccccggcttTGCAATGTTGCATGGCCACTGCCGCTGACACTCCGCCACGTTAGAGGCTGGGTGGAGAAGTAACGTGGCGCTTTCTGCGGTTGCAGATACGTCTGCGATTACACCTATTACCTGTCCCTGCATCACGGAAATGGGCACGCTGCACTCATTCATGTCCCTCCACTGTCGCCCCGGCTCCCAGCCAGCCTGCTGGGGAAAGCCTTGCAAGTCATCATCCGGGAGATGCTGGAGGAGAGTGAGGAAGCCCGAGCGCAAAGCACGACTCAGAAAACTCAGCCGTGGTGAATCCGGCCAAAGCCGACCaacctgggggggagggggggtggatcCTTCAGAGAAAATGAAGCGCTTCAATCCTGCGTGGAGATTCACCTGTGCTTTGAGAGGCTTTCTACAAAATCGCCTGTTAAAACAGTttacacagagggagaaaaattCTGAATTAGCCCAGCAAAATCACAAAGGGTTCTTCTATTGTCAGAAGAAAGAACACTCTGGAAGGCGGGCGTCTCACAAAGGATGAACTAACTTCAGTTATGGCTTTCACgacaatgaaatgaaattctaGTCATCTCTTTTCTTGTAAAAGACTATGCAGTGGGTCTGTGCGATCCTGCCCGGCTTACTGGGACCACAGACCTGTTCTGCGAGGCCCATGAAAATACAGACGTGGCCACAGCCCCAGCGCTTGGTCCTGGACCCCATGCTGTGCCTTCAGGTCCTGTGGGCAGCTTCGGAGCCACTGAGGCTCCAGTGTTtggtttttctctccttctgtttTTTACCCTTTTACTGcttacttattttaataatttttgagtgtccagttcagtggcattcagtacatttacatttttatgcagTGATCACCagcatccatctccagaactttctcatcatcccgaattgaaactctgtacccattaaactaTTTCTACCTATTCCTTCTGCTTCCCcaagcccttggcaaccaccatgaTACCCTCCATCCCTATGAATTAGACAACTCTAGGTACCTAATATAAGTGGAATCTtacagtgtttgtccttttgtgtctggtttatttcacttagcatgatgttctccaggctcatctatgttgtagcatgtgacaggatttcattcattttttt
This genomic interval from Microcebus murinus isolate Inina chromosome 7, M.murinus_Inina_mat1.0, whole genome shotgun sequence contains the following:
- the PGPEP1L gene encoding pyroglutamyl-peptidase 1-like protein, with the protein product MDMVHVAQDTSFLCLACPRRRLHAAHPHPRTGLMRTPLHTRPVGRASELSQLGLGGDMELELRTLQLPVDYREARRRVARIWEELRPQLAVHVGMDASAKAIFLEQCGKNRGYRDADVRGFRPEGGVCLPGGPEVIASGVSMKAVCRGVAIGDVEVAFSRDAGRYVCDYTYYLSLHHGNGHAALIHVPPLSPRLPASLLGKALQVIIREMLEESEEARAQSTTQKTQPW